From the genome of Hymenobacter cellulosilyticus, one region includes:
- the pth gene encoding aminoacyl-tRNA hydrolase: MKFLVMALGNIGPEYADTRHNIGFMVADYLAAKHDARFELKRHAFVTEIKHKGKTLVLVKPTTYMNLSGKAALHYLTSEKIPKENMVVVTDDLALPYGKLRLKGKGSAGGHNGLKHIQETLGTDEYARLRFGVDANFPKGRQVDYVLNPFSADEKIDLALHIEKAADAILSFATIGLERTMNVVNTR; this comes from the coding sequence ATGAAGTTTCTCGTTATGGCCCTGGGCAACATCGGGCCCGAATACGCCGACACCCGCCACAACATCGGCTTTATGGTGGCCGACTATCTGGCCGCCAAGCACGACGCCAGGTTTGAGCTCAAGCGCCACGCCTTCGTCACCGAAATCAAGCACAAGGGCAAAACGCTGGTGCTGGTGAAGCCTACCACCTACATGAATCTGAGTGGCAAAGCGGCCCTGCACTACCTAACGAGCGAGAAAATCCCGAAGGAAAACATGGTGGTCGTCACCGACGACCTGGCCCTCCCCTACGGCAAGCTGCGCCTGAAAGGTAAAGGCTCGGCCGGCGGACACAACGGCCTGAAGCACATTCAGGAAACGCTAGGCACGGATGAATACGCCCGCCTGCGCTTCGGTGTGGACGCCAATTTCCCTAAGGGCCGGCAGGTGGATTATGTGCTGAACCCCTTCTCAGCCGACGAGAAGATTGATCTGGCGCTCCACATTGAAAAAGCCGCCGACGCCATCTTGTCCTTCGCCACTATCGGCCTGGAGCGCACGATGAACGTGGTCAACACTCGGTAA
- a CDS encoding 50S ribosomal protein L25/general stress protein Ctc, translating into MKSLEIVGFKRANLGKKDAKALRLDSYVPCVLYGGEEQVHFSAPAILFRELLYTPEVHVVDVNVEGTVYRAIVQDAQFHPVNEMLLHVDFLLLQPGKEVKMEIPVKFVGVSPGVLAGGKLVSKLRKLKVKALPENLPDFVEVNISDLELGKSIKVSKVEAQNYTILTNGAAPIATVTIPRALKGQMAGGDR; encoded by the coding sequence ATGAAAAGCCTCGAGATTGTAGGGTTTAAAAGAGCGAATCTCGGTAAGAAGGATGCGAAAGCACTGCGTCTTGACTCGTATGTTCCGTGCGTATTGTACGGTGGCGAAGAGCAAGTGCACTTCTCGGCTCCGGCCATCCTCTTCCGCGAATTGCTGTACACCCCCGAAGTACACGTTGTAGACGTGAACGTAGAGGGCACTGTATACCGCGCCATCGTGCAGGATGCTCAGTTCCACCCCGTGAACGAAATGCTGCTGCACGTTGACTTCCTGTTGCTGCAGCCCGGCAAGGAAGTGAAGATGGAAATTCCCGTGAAGTTCGTGGGCGTTTCGCCCGGCGTACTGGCCGGTGGTAAGCTGGTGAGCAAGCTGCGTAAGCTGAAGGTAAAGGCTCTGCCCGAAAACCTGCCCGACTTCGTAGAAGTAAACATCTCGGACCTCGAGCTGGGCAAGTCGATTAAGGTTAGCAAGGTGGAAGCTCAGAACTACACCATCCTGACCAACGGCGCGGCTCCGATTGCTACCGTAACCATCCCACGTGCGCTGAAAGGCCAGATGGCCGGCGGCGACCGTTAA